CGGGACCCTCGCCGGCGCGCACCTTGGCGATGGCCCGCGCCGCCGCCTCACGGACCGCGGGGTAGTCGGTGCCGTCGATGCGGTGCACGGCGAGGCCCCGGAAGCCCTGCACCAGCTCGGCCACGGGCGCCGGCGCCTGATCGGTCGAGGGCACGGAGATGGCGTAGCCGTTGTCGGCGATGACGAACACCACGGGGAGGTGGAGGGTGCACGCCGTGTTGAGGCTCTCCCAGAACTCTCCCTCTGATGTCGCCCCTTCGCCGAGTGAGACGTAGGTGACCTCGTCGCCGTGGGCGTGGCAGCCCTCCATCTGCGGCCGTCGGGAGATGTAGCGGGAGGCCTCGGCGCAGCCCACGGCAGGGAGGCACTGGCTGCCCGTGGGGCTCGACTGGCTGACGATGTGGAGTTCGGTCGAGCCCCAGTGGCTCGGCATCTGGCGACCGGCCGAGGAGGGGCAGTCGGCCGAGCCCACGGCCTGGAGCAGGATGTCGAGCGGGGAGACGCCTAGCCCCAGGACCAGTGCCTGGTCGCGGTAGTAGGGGAAGAACCAGTCGTAGCCGGGGCGGAGGTGCCGGGCCAGCCCCAGCCCCAGTGCCTCGTGACCGGCACCGGAGATCTGGAAGAAGACTCGGCTCTGCTTCTGCATGCCGAGCTGGCGGTCGTCGATTGCCCTCGAGGTGCAGGCCAGACGGAGGTCGGCGACGAGCTCGTCGGTCGGCATGCCACGGTAGGTCCCCCCCCGGCCCCCATCGTCGTCCGCGGCCCCCTCACCGGTGGTGCCGCGGTCGATGGTGCTGGCCATGAGTGCCCCCTGCTCGCTCAGTCGTGGTGGTGCGGTGTCTTCCTCGCCGCGTCGAGGCGCTCCTCGGCCACCCGGTCGGCGGCGGCGGTGGTCGTGATCCCCTCGGCTCGGGCCGTGGCCAGGACCGTGGCGGTCGTGGCCTCGACCCGGGCGATCGCACGGTGAGCCCGCTCCCGGTCGTAGCCGTCACGGTGCCGCTCCTCGGCGATGTTGATCACCCCTCCTGCGTTCACCACGTAGTCGGGAGCGTAGAGGACCCCGGCGTCGGCGAGGCGGCTGGCGTCGTCGGGCTCGGCGAGCTGGTTGTTGGCCGAGCCGACCACGGCGGCGCACGCCAGCTCGGGGATGGTCTGGGCGTTGAAGGCGCCACCGAGGGCGCAGGGGGAGAGGATGTCGCAGGGGGTGCGGTGGGCATCGGCCACCCCGACGACCTCCACGCCGTGTCGCGCCGCCATGCGCCCGGCGGCGGCCGGGTCGATGTCGGCCACGCTGACCACCGCGCCGGCCGACACGAGGTGGCCCACGAGGGCGCTGCCGACCTTGCCCACCCCGCTCACCACGATGCGGCGCCCCTCGAGGGAGCTGTCGCCCCAGAGATCGGCGGCGACGGCCGACATCGCGCACCGGACGCCGAGGGCGGTGGCGGGGGAGGGGTCGCCCGACCCCCCGAGGGACTCGCTCACCCCGGTCACGTGCCTGGTCACGGTCCGGACGAGGTCCATGTCGGCCTGGGTCGTGCCGACGTCCTCGGCCGTCAGGTAGGTCCCGGCGAGGTGGTCGACGGCCCGCCCGTAGGCCCGGATGAGCTCGTCGGTCCGGTCGACGGCGGGGTCGCCGAGGATCACCGCCTTGCCGCCACCGAGGTCGAGGCCGGCGACCGCGGCCTTGGAGGTCATGCCGGCCGCCAGGCGCAGCACGTCGTCGAGGGCGTCGTCGTCGGAGCGGTACCGGCGGAAGCGGGTGCCGCCGAGGGCGGGGCCGAGCACGGTGGAGTGCACGGCGATGATCGCCCGCAGACCGGCGGCGTCGTCGGAGCACCGCACGACGCGCTCGTGGCTTGCTCCCCCGAGCTCCTCGTAGACGGCCGTCACGGTCCGAGAGTACCCACGCGCGAGACGGGGCGACCGTGGTGGTGAATGGCGCCGCGCCACCTCGGGTAGTGACTAGTCCGTTCGGGTCCGGCAAATGGCCCGACCGAGCCATTGGCTGCAATGGCGACCAGTCGTAGATTGGGGGAGGAAAAGGACACACGTCCCTTCGGCGCCCGTCCCCCACCATCCCACCACAACGACTCACACGGAGACTCAGATGGCCCAGAACGATGACTTCAATGCCCCCGAGGCACTGCTCACCCCCTCTGAGGTCGCACAGCTCTTTCGTGTGAACCCCAAGACGGTCACCCGGTGGGCTCGAGCCGGCAAGCTCACCGCCATCCGGACCCTTGGCGGCCACCGCCGCTTCCGCGCCAGCGAGATCAAGCGCTGCCTCGAGGAGATGTCGACCGAGGAGCGATAGGGGTCGAGACGCACGATCGCCTCTCCTCTCGGTTTTGGGGAGGGGCGTCGTCGCGCTTGGGCTCCGGTTCCGCTTGGGGGTGGGTGTTGAGGCGGCAGTAGCCTCGCTGCTTCTATGGGGACTCCGAACGCCGCCTACTCCGTCTCTGTCCGCATCGAGGTCGACGACCGGCCGGGGACGCTCGGGCGGGTGGCGACGGCGATCGGGGACGCCGGGGGGAACATCGTGGCCATCGACATCGTCGACGCCGCCGGCGAGACCCTGCTGGAGGACCTCACCGTCGACGCCCGTGACGAGGCCCACGCCACGGCCCTGGGTGAGGCGGTCGGCGCCCTCGAGGGTGTGCGGTTGGTCAGCGTCCTCGACCGCACCTTCCTGCTCCACACCGGCGGCAAGATCGAGGTGCGCTCCAAGATCCCGCTGCGCGACCGATCCGACCTGTCCATGGCCTACACGCCCGGCGTCGCCCGGGTCTGCAACGCGATCGCCGCCCGACCCAGCGAAGTCCACAACCTCACCATCAAGAAGAACACCGTCGCCATCGTCACCGACGGCACGGCAGTGCTCGGCCTGGGCGACATCGGCCCCGCCGCATCCCTGCCGGTCATGGAAGGCAAGGCGCTCCTGTTCAAGGAGTTCGCCGGCATCGACGCCTTCCCCATCTGCCTCGAGGTCGACCGGCCGAACCCCGACGCCGCCGCGGGCGAGGTCGACGCCGGAGCCGAGCAGATCATCGAGTCGGTCGAGCGCCTCGCCACGGTGTTCGGTGGCGTGAACCTCGAGGACATCGCCGCCCCGCGGTGCTTCGAGGTCGAGGAGCGGCTCAAGGACCGCCTCGACATCCCCGTGTTCCACGACGACCAGCACGGCACCGCCGTGGTGGTCCTCGCCGCCCTGCAGAACAGCCTGAAGCTGGTCGACAAGAAGATGGCCGACCTCAAGGTGGTCATCGCCGGTGTCGGCGCCGCCGGGGTCGCCATCGCCAAGATCCTGATGCAGTCCGGCGTCGAGAACGTCATCGGCGTCGACCGCAAGGGCGCGGTGTACGACGGTCGCAGCGGGCTCAACGCGTCGAAGCAGTGGTTCGCCGAGCACACCAACCCCGAACACCGGACTGGGGCGATCCACGAGGTCATGCCCGGCGCCGACGTGTTCGTCGGCGTGAGCGGCCCCGGCCTCCTGCTTCGCGACGACCTGCGGGTGATGCACGACGACCCCATCGTCTTCGCTCTGGCCAACCCCGATCCGGAGATCCTCCCCGAGGACGCTGCCGGCCTGGCGTCGGTCATCGCCACCGGGCGCAGCGACTACCCCAACCAGATCAACAACGTGCTGTGCTTCCCCGGCATCTTCCGGGGTGCCCTCGACGCCGGCGCCACCACCATCACCGAGGGGATGAAGCTGGCGGCGGCGACCGCCATCGCCGAGGCCGTCCCCGACGACGAGCTCTCCCCGAGCTACGTGGTGCCGAGCGTGTTCAACAAGAAGGTCGTCGAGCTCGTGGCCGACGGTGTCGCAGCCGCCGCCCGCGCCGAGGGCGTGGTGCGCGTCGGCCACGACGACGCGCGCCGCAGCTGAGACGATGGCGCCGCGCCGGGTCGAGGTCGTGACCTTCGACTTCTGGAACACCCTTGTGTGGGAGGAGGCCGGTCACACCGCGGGTCGCCGTCGGGAGGCTTGGGCCGGTCTGCTCGAGGAGGCCGGCTTCGCCATGGAGCGGTCGTTGCTCGACGCCGTGTTCAAGGAGTCCTGGGAACGCTTCGTCCAGCACTGGACCACCAACCAGCAGTACCGCGCCGTCCACGCTGCCGAGGAGATGCTGGAGCGCCTCGGCTTCGACGTGCCGCCCCACGTCGCCCGGTCGCTGGTGGATGCCTTCACCACTGCCGGGGAGCACGCCGCGCTGCACCTTGCCGACGGCGTCGAGGAGTGCCTGCGCGAGCTCGCGGGGGCGGGACTGCGGCTCGGCATCATCTGCGACGTCGGGATGACACCGTCGACCACGCTGCGGGCCCACCTCGAGCGCCACGGGGTGCTCGAGCTGTTCGACCACTGGTCGTTCTCCGACGACGTCGGCCACTACAAGCCCTCGAGGGTCATCTTCGAGCACGCCCTGGCCGGGCTGGGCGGCGTGGCCCCGGAGCGCGCGGCCCACGTGGGCGACATCCGTCGCACCGACGTGGCCGGTGCCCTCGCCATGGGGATGACGGCGGTGCGCTACACGGGCATCAGCGACGACGACACCCGGCCCGAGCCCGAAGCTCAGCTGGTGATCGCCGACCATCGGGAGCTCCCCGGCGCCCTCGGGCTGGCGTGAGCGCCGTGGGTGTCACCCCCTTCGAGGCCAGCCCGACGGAGGTCGAGGGTCTCTGGACCATCACCGTCAAGACGGTCGCCGAGCCCCGCGGGGCGGTGCGCGAGCTCTACCGCGCCGGCGCCTACGCCGAGGCACTCGGGTTGCCTCCGTCGCCCCCGTGGGCCCAGGTCAACGTGACGGAGACCCGGCGGGGCGCCATCCGGGGCCTGCACGGCGAGGACATGACCAAGCTGGTGGCGGTGGCCTCGGGCGAGGCCTTCGGCGCCTACCTCGACGCTCGGCGGGACTCACCCACCCGGGGCCGGGTGGTCACCGCCGTGCTCCGCCCTGGCACCCAGGTGCTGGTGCCCCCTGGCGTCTGCAATGGCTTCCAAGCGCTGGCCGAGTCCACCCAGTACCTGTACTGCTTCGACCGGGAGTGGGAGCCGGGAATGCCCGGCGTCGCCGTTGATCCCCTCGACCCCGAGCTCGGCATCCCGTGGCCGCTGCCCGTCGACCTGGCTGACGAGGCCCAGCTCTCGGCCAAGGACGCCAGCCTTCCGAGCTGGGCCGAGGTCTCGGCGACGGGCTGAGCACGGCTCCGTGCCCCTCGCTGCGATCGCTCTCGGGCACCCGTGGGTACGGTGGACGAAGTGTCCGCACTCGCAGACCACCGGTCCTCCTGCTCCTTCGAGCACCAGGCGTTCATCTACGACTCCGACGACGACTACCTGGTGGCCTTCGTCCCGTTGCTCGAGACGGCTCGGGGGGCTGGCGACGACGTCCGCGCGGTCGTCCCGCGCCGCAACGCCGAGCTCCTCCGCAGTGGCCTCGGTGGCAGCCTCGACGACATCGAAGTCGTCGACGCCGCCGCGTGGTACGAGCACCCGGTCTCCACCATCGCCGGGTACGAAGCCATCCTCGACGGGCTCCCGCCGGGCACCAGGGCGTTCGTGATCGGCGAGGTCGAGTTCGGCTCCACCGAGGCGGAGTGGGTGGCCTGGACACGCTACGAGGCGGCGCTCAACGCCGTGCTCGGTCGCCACAACGCCACGGTGGTGTGCCCGTACGACTCCCGAACCCTCCCAGCCACCGTGGTCGAGGACGCCCGCCGGACCCACCCCTACCTGCTGACCACAACCGCCACCCGGCGGAGCGACGCCTACGTCGAACCGGAGATCCTGTTCCGGCTGTTGCCGCCGATCACGTCCGTCCCTGACACGGAGCCCGACGTGGACCTGGTCGTCGAGGCTGATCCTCGGCCCGCGCGCCACGCCTTCGCCGCCGCGGCAGCCCGGAGCGGGATGGCGGACGGACGCATCCACGAGCTGGTGCTCGCGCTGAACGAGGTGCTCACCAACGCCCTCGTGCACGGTGGCGGAACCGCCCGGTTGCGAGTGTGGGCGCCCCGCGGAGACGAGCTCACCTGTGTGGTCGACGACCAGGGCAAGGGAGTCGACGACGTGCTGCTCGGCTACGCCGGCCCGCCTGAGGGCTCCGCCGGGGGTTACGGCGTCTGGGTCGCCCGGCGCCTCTTCGAGCGCTGCGAGCTCCAGAGCTCGCCCACCGGCGGGCTGACGGTCGTGCTGGCGACCCGTTCGTAGGTCTCGTGGTGGTCGGGACCGGCGTCGTTATGGTTGCAGTTGTGTCATCCGATCGCGAGGTAGCTCCGACTTCCGATCCCGGTCAGGTGCTAGTCGACTGGCTGCGGGGCCGGTTCGGTAACGATGTGGAGCTCAAAGGAACGTCCGAGACCAGCGGTGACGGGTTCGACAGCGAGATTCACTTCGTGTCATTGACCGGCTCCGACGTGCCCGAGGGCTGGCGAGGGCCGCTCGTCCTGCGGATCAAGCCAGACGTGGACCGCTTCGACATTGCTCTCCGCGAGATGACCATCCAGAACTGGTGCGCGGAGGCCGGCCTGCCGGTTCCCCGTGTACTCGAGGTGCTCGAACCGGGCGAACCGTTCGATCGACCGGCCCAGGTGATGGAGCGGGCGCCAGGGGTGATGCTGCTGGCCGTGCTTCTCTCGTCGCCGTGGCGGTTCCGCTCGCTGATGGGTGAGCTTGCGAAGCTTCACGCCCAGGTTCACCGGGCCGATCCCGACGGGTTTCCTCCAGGGGATGACCTGCTCGACCGGCGGTTGGCCCTAACCCGGGATACCGCCGAGCGACTGGACCACGAGCCTCTCCGACGTGCGCTCACCGACGTAGAGGTCATCGCCCCGCGGCTCCGAGGCGGGCCACCAACGGTGTGCCACGGCGACTTTCATCCGCTCAACGTGATCGTTGGCCCTGGAGGCCTCCAGCTCATCGACTGGACCGATGCCGGCGTTGGCGACCGGCATGGCGACGTGGCCCGAACCCTGCTCCTGTTCAGCGTCGCCTGGCTGGCCGCGGGGAGTGCTTCGGAGCGGCTCGCGCTTCGGGCCGCGGGGCCCATGCTGGGACGGGCCTACCGAAGGGCCTACCGCCGCGAGTTCGCTCTCGACGAGGAGCGTGTAGCGCTGTGGACGCCAGTCCACCTGCTGCACGGCTGGAGCCAGGCCATCGGTGTGAAGGCAGACCTCTTCGCATCCACTGACCAGAGCGGAAACGACGAGCGGGTTCCAGACTCGCTCGCAGGCACACTCGAGTCTCGGTTCCAGGCGGCGCTCGCCGCCGTCACCTGATCTGCGGCACCCCAGGTCTAGGTGCCGCGACCTGGCGCGCGTCTACTGCACGTGCATACCTGGCGTTCTGCGGCTGGCGGCGGTGTCGGGGTCCGCTGGTCAAACCGAGGCGGCTGAGGATCCGCACGAACAGAAGGAGCAGCGGGAGCTCGTTCCACTCATCGGCGTCTGTGCGTGGCGATGAGGATCCCGACGTTGGTGACCGCGAACGGGACGAGGTAGGTCAGCGCGCCCTTGAACCAGACGGTCGAGGTGGCGTCGCCGGCGAGCACCACATCGAGCTGGTTGATGCAGAACAGGAGGGTCCCGACGATGAGGGCGGTCAGCAGGGTCCGTCGAAGGTGCGGCGGATGTCGGATGACCGCCATCGCCTCGGCGGGACCCGTCCACATCGGCGGTGGCTGCCCGATGAGATGCTCGCCGCACTTCCCGCAGTAGGGGTGACCGAACGGGTTCGGATGGCCCTGCGAGCAGTCGCGCGCGGCGGTGCCGGTCCCCTGTTCTGGCTGCTCGGCGCGGAGCACGGCCTCAGGGTACGTCGGCGGCACTGCCCACGTCCCGAGCACGGCGCGAGGTTGGATTCCACCGGTCCGGCAAGGTCTGATCAAGCTCGTC
The sequence above is a segment of the Acidimicrobiales bacterium genome. Coding sequences within it:
- a CDS encoding anti-sigma factor RsbA family regulatory protein, with protein sequence MSALADHRSSCSFEHQAFIYDSDDDYLVAFVPLLETARGAGDDVRAVVPRRNAELLRSGLGGSLDDIEVVDAAAWYEHPVSTIAGYEAILDGLPPGTRAFVIGEVEFGSTEAEWVAWTRYEAALNAVLGRHNATVVCPYDSRTLPATVVEDARRTHPYLLTTTATRRSDAYVEPEILFRLLPPITSVPDTEPDVDLVVEADPRPARHAFAAAAARSGMADGRIHELVLALNEVLTNALVHGGGTARLRVWAPRGDELTCVVDDQGKGVDDVLLGYAGPPEGSAGGYGVWVARRLFERCELQSSPTGGLTVVLATRS
- the rfbC gene encoding dTDP-4-dehydrorhamnose 3,5-epimerase produces the protein MGVTPFEASPTEVEGLWTITVKTVAEPRGAVRELYRAGAYAEALGLPPSPPWAQVNVTETRRGAIRGLHGEDMTKLVAVASGEAFGAYLDARRDSPTRGRVVTAVLRPGTQVLVPPGVCNGFQALAESTQYLYCFDREWEPGMPGVAVDPLDPELGIPWPLPVDLADEAQLSAKDASLPSWAEVSATG
- the nrtS gene encoding nitrate/nitrite transporter NrtS — translated: MLRAEQPEQGTGTAARDCSQGHPNPFGHPYCGKCGEHLIGQPPPMWTGPAEAMAVIRHPPHLRRTLLTALIVGTLLFCINQLDVVLAGDATSTVWFKGALTYLVPFAVTNVGILIATHRRR
- a CDS encoding NAD-dependent malic enzyme, translating into MGTPNAAYSVSVRIEVDDRPGTLGRVATAIGDAGGNIVAIDIVDAAGETLLEDLTVDARDEAHATALGEAVGALEGVRLVSVLDRTFLLHTGGKIEVRSKIPLRDRSDLSMAYTPGVARVCNAIAARPSEVHNLTIKKNTVAIVTDGTAVLGLGDIGPAASLPVMEGKALLFKEFAGIDAFPICLEVDRPNPDAAAGEVDAGAEQIIESVERLATVFGGVNLEDIAAPRCFEVEERLKDRLDIPVFHDDQHGTAVVVLAALQNSLKLVDKKMADLKVVIAGVGAAGVAIAKILMQSGVENVIGVDRKGAVYDGRSGLNASKQWFAEHTNPEHRTGAIHEVMPGADVFVGVSGPGLLLRDDLRVMHDDPIVFALANPDPEILPEDAAGLASVIATGRSDYPNQINNVLCFPGIFRGALDAGATTITEGMKLAAATAIAEAVPDDELSPSYVVPSVFNKKVVELVADGVAAAARAEGVVRVGHDDARRS
- a CDS encoding HAD family hydrolase, which gives rise to MAPRRVEVVTFDFWNTLVWEEAGHTAGRRREAWAGLLEEAGFAMERSLLDAVFKESWERFVQHWTTNQQYRAVHAAEEMLERLGFDVPPHVARSLVDAFTTAGEHAALHLADGVEECLRELAGAGLRLGIICDVGMTPSTTLRAHLERHGVLELFDHWSFSDDVGHYKPSRVIFEHALAGLGGVAPERAAHVGDIRRTDVAGALAMGMTAVRYTGISDDDTRPEPEAQLVIADHRELPGALGLA
- a CDS encoding BldC family transcriptional regulator — encoded protein: MAQNDDFNAPEALLTPSEVAQLFRVNPKTVTRWARAGKLTAIRTLGGHRRFRASEIKRCLEEMSTEER
- a CDS encoding phosphotransferase — encoded protein: MSSDREVAPTSDPGQVLVDWLRGRFGNDVELKGTSETSGDGFDSEIHFVSLTGSDVPEGWRGPLVLRIKPDVDRFDIALREMTIQNWCAEAGLPVPRVLEVLEPGEPFDRPAQVMERAPGVMLLAVLLSSPWRFRSLMGELAKLHAQVHRADPDGFPPGDDLLDRRLALTRDTAERLDHEPLRRALTDVEVIAPRLRGGPPTVCHGDFHPLNVIVGPGGLQLIDWTDAGVGDRHGDVARTLLLFSVAWLAAGSASERLALRAAGPMLGRAYRRAYRREFALDEERVALWTPVHLLHGWSQAIGVKADLFASTDQSGNDERVPDSLAGTLESRFQAALAAVT
- a CDS encoding Glu/Leu/Phe/Val dehydrogenase dimerization domain-containing protein — protein: MTAVYEELGGASHERVVRCSDDAAGLRAIIAVHSTVLGPALGGTRFRRYRSDDDALDDVLRLAAGMTSKAAVAGLDLGGGKAVILGDPAVDRTDELIRAYGRAVDHLAGTYLTAEDVGTTQADMDLVRTVTRHVTGVSESLGGSGDPSPATALGVRCAMSAVAADLWGDSSLEGRRIVVSGVGKVGSALVGHLVSAGAVVSVADIDPAAAGRMAARHGVEVVGVADAHRTPCDILSPCALGGAFNAQTIPELACAAVVGSANNQLAEPDDASRLADAGVLYAPDYVVNAGGVINIAEERHRDGYDRERAHRAIARVEATTATVLATARAEGITTTAAADRVAEERLDAARKTPHHHD